One Dioscorea cayenensis subsp. rotundata cultivar TDr96_F1 chromosome 15, TDr96_F1_v2_PseudoChromosome.rev07_lg8_w22 25.fasta, whole genome shotgun sequence genomic region harbors:
- the LOC120278003 gene encoding uncharacterized protein LOC120278003 isoform X3 → MMLAWESPRSIAEQCHSEGLAKEKEDREDRIDNDIPLFYSDLLPLLVDDEGNVGEEAFVWIVSLFPLAADVVNVRFTFEALTAPTAGRLHFPAYDRFLKEMDKCIKYLQKQQIPTGVELAEDEFILHVEGTAKTQRVVRHIGTTSWPGRLTLTNKALYFEASGALSYENALKIDLSRTEAGHRLSATSTGPWGVPLFDKAITYESEQQADNFRISRDDKFDKTRSLARISKGNSFATSLHLKIQCGISIEIMGTACKDNLRNIETSCSKRNASDITSDSDEIS, encoded by the exons ATGATGCTTGCATGGGAGAGCCCCCGTTCGATCGCCGAACAATGCCATTCG GAAGGCCTCGCAAAGGAAAAGGAAGATAGGGAAGACCGAATCGACAATGATATACCGCTTTTTTATTCGGACTTGTTGCCTCTACTT GTCGACGATGAGGGAAATGTCGGCGAAGAAGCATTCGTTTGGATTGTGTCCTTGTTCCCTTTAGCAGCAGATGTGGTTAATGTGCGATTCACATTCGAGGCTCTCACCGCACCTACGGCCGGTCGGCTTCATTTTCCGGCTTATGATAGGTTTCTCAAAGAAATGGACAA GTGTATCAAATATCTGCAGAAACAGCAAATACCAACTGGTGTAGAACTGGCCGAAGACGAATTTATACTTCATGTGGAAGGGACTGCTAAAACACAAAGAGTAGTACGACACATTGGCACGACAAGTTGGCCAG GTAGGCTGACTTTAACAAATAAGGCACTGTATTTTGAGGCTTCGGGAGCTTTATCGTATGAAAATGCTTTGAAGATTGATCTTTCGAGAACAGAAGCCGGTCATCGATTGAGTGCAACATCAACCGGGCCTTGGGGTGTTCCGCTGTTCGACAAAGCTATCACATATGAATCTGAACAACA AGCCGataattttagaatttccaGAGATGACAAGTTCGACAAGACGCGATCATTGGCTCGCATTAGTAAAGGAAATAGTTTTGCTACATCACTTCATCTCAAAATTCAATGTGGAATCTCCATCGAAATCATGGGAACTGCATGCAAGGACAATCTTCGGAATATTGAGACTTCATGCAGCAAGAGAAATGCTTCGGATATCACCTCCGATTCCGACGAAATTTCCTGA
- the LOC120278228 gene encoding protein FAR1-RELATED SEQUENCE 1-like isoform X3 — MMVLGMSLKVMSFGLMRGVEWLISGLEMWLSLICRLRRISTEFHLLCFSGFNHHRQPVLFGCALLVDDSESSLVWLFKALLSAMSGRQPVSVIVDLDWSVEAAVRKVFPNVRCRFCKWHILKEARESLSHVFDEHESFEGELHECVNAEMVDEFEFYWNSFVTRFGLGGNEWIQSVYGCRHQWVPAYLRSTFFAEFAPSRKCECKSSLFEGFISAETNSQVFIQQCEKALDCRYEKEVKAEFDTTYAIPILKTLSPMEKQASETYTSKIFKKFQEELTQSVDFTADKVNDEGDTGIYQVVKLGEEHKVYKVVFNAPQIRASCSCQMFEYCGILCRHILKVFSAANIQALPSHYILKRWTRNARSEGENDSSNGLIAVEVNVESQDKDMGMPQSLTWRYNSLCREAMKFVEDGATSPEIYSIALCALKEAVEKVAMAKQKDEKIEPADIVPNEMRVQPSRIELQDTLLAVKSVSSDKVGLVTFFNPLSEVAKTTVSQEFRQKQPLEEGQLLQPPCNLLLVPTLPSSSHLLSAAAPLALKTSNGNFDGSTPVLVSLSAGNISKEDSNHGQGCPAVQIGQTSTTPVFSGNTTNTGSSETQVMAVPMTLFVPLFSNSSTPSSGAGTNSNIALIASAPTIQADANRSCPSQALSPSQTNIPVGTLQKGAQPPASSEPLANSVRATAIAAGARIASPTAAASIIKAMQLKTPIHIKAGASSPARSTSPSDLGSPVLKPSSLPTDTSMAQNVLMDPGLNAGNSGGAVESPEKRGMDFTDSSDDEEMTYAGD; from the exons ATGATGGTATTGGGGATGAGCTTAAAGGTAATGTCTTTTGGGCTGATGAGAGGTGTAGAATGGCTTATAAGTGGTTTGGAGATGTGGTTATCTTTGATATGTCGTTTAAGAAGAATCAGTACCGAGTTCCATTTGCTTTGTTTCTCCGGTTTCAATCATCACCGGCAGCCTGTGTTGTTTGGCTGTGCACTTCTTGTTGATGACTCTGAATCATCACTTGTTTGGCTTTTCAAAGCTCTGCTTTCAGCGATGTCAGGGCGGCAGCCTGTTTCAGTGATTGTAGATTTAGATTGGAGTGTAGAAGCGGCTGTTCGCAAGGTGTTTCCGAATGTCCGGTGCCGTTTCTGCAAATGGCATATCTTGAAAGAAGCCAGGGAGAGTTTATCGCATGTGTTTGATGAGCATGAATCCTTTGAAGGAGAACTTCATGAGTGTGTTAATGCAGAAATGGTTGACGAGTTTGAATTCTATTGGAATAGTTTTGTTACTCGGTTTGGCCTTGGAGGAAATGAGTGGATTCAGTCAGTATATGGTTGTCGGCATCAATGGGTTCCGGCATACTTGCGGAGTACATTCTTTGCAGAATTTGCACCATCCCGGAAATGTGAATGCAAGAGTTCActttttgaggggtttataagTGCAGAAACGAATTCGCAAGTGTTCATTCAACAGTGTGAGAAAGCATTGGACTGCAGGTATGAGAAGGAAGTAAAAGCAGAGTTTGATACGACTTATGCAATACCGATCTTAAAGACATTGTCACCTATGGAAAAACAAGCTTCAGAGACGTATACCAGTAAGATATTTAAGAAATTTCAGGAAGAGTTAACTCAATCCGTTGATTTTACTGCAGATAAGGTAAATGATGAGGGTGATACTGGCATATATCAAGTGGTAAAACTGGGGGAAGAACATAAAGTGTACAAAGTTGTTTTCAATGCCCCTCAAATCAGAGCAAGTTGTAGCTGTCAGATGTTTGAGTATTGTGGCATTCTCTGCAGACACATACTAAAAGTCTTCAGTGCAGCGAATATTCAGGCACTCCCATCCCATTACATTTTAAAACGTTGGACAAGAAATGCCAGGAGTGAAGGTGAGAATGATAGTTCTAATGGCCTTATTGCTGTTGAAGTTAATGTTGAATCACAGGATAAAGACATGGGTATGCCACAATCTCTAACTTGGCGTTACAACAGTTTATGCCGTGAAGCTATGAAGTTTGTAGAGGATGGAGCGACATCTCCTGAGATTTACAGTATAGCATTATGTGCTTTAAAAGAGGCTGTGGAGAAAGTTGCTATGGCAAAGCAAAAGGATGAGAAAATTGAACCGGCAGATATTGTGCCTAATGAAATGCGAGTTCAGCCATCTAGAATAGAACTGCAGGACACATTACTTGCGGTGAAATCTGTAAGTTCAGACAAAGTTGGATTGGTGACATTTTTTAACCCCTTGAGTGAAGTGGCGAAAACAACAGTGTCACAAGAATTCAGACAGAAACAACCATTGGAGGAAGGTCAATTATTACAACCGCCTTGTAATCTTCTCCTGGTTCCCACTTTGCCAAGTTCCTCGCACCTTTTATCTGCAGCAGCTCCTTTGGCTTTAAAAACAAGTAATG GGAATTTTGATGGTAGTACACCGGTCTTGGTAAGTTTGTCTGCAGGAAATATCTCAAAGGAAGACTCCAATCATGGACAG GGATGCCCTGCCGTTCAGATCGGTCAGACAAGCACCACTCCGGTTTTTTCTGGTAATACAACAAATACCGGTTCATCTGAGACACAAGTGATGGCTGTTCCAATGACTTTGTTTGTACCACTATTTAGCAACTCATCCACGCCTTCTTCAGGTG CCGGTACAAATTCAAACATAGCACTCATCGCTTCTGCGCCAACAATTCAAGCAGACGCAAACAGAAGCTGCCCTTCACAGGCCCTGAGTCCAAGCCAAACAAACATCCCGGTTGGCACATTACAGAAAGGAGCTCAACCACCAGCTTCGTCAGAACCCCTCGCCAACTCTGTACGAGCCACTGCTATCGCAGCTGGTGCTCGTATCGCCTCTCCAACTGCCGCAGCTTCAATCATAAAAGCCATGCAATTAAAAACCCCTATCCATATCAAAGCAGGAGCAAGCTCTCCTGCCCGATCAACATCACCATCCGATCTCGGATCACCAGTTCTGAAGCCATCATCCTTACCCACTGATACAAGCATGGCTCAAAATGTGCTCATGGACCCGGGTTTAAATGCAGGAAATTCTGGCGGTGCTGTCGAGTCCCCGGAAAAGAGGGGTATGGATTTTACTGATTCAAGTGATGATGAGGAGATGACATATGCCGGAGATTAG
- the LOC120278003 gene encoding uncharacterized protein LOC120278003 isoform X1 encodes MMLAWESPRSIAEQCHSEGLAKEKEDREDRIDNDIPLFYSDLLPLLVDDEGNVGEEAFVWIVSLFPLAADVVNVRFTFEALTAPTAGRLHFPAYDRFLKEMDKCIKYLQKQQIPTGVELAEDEFILHVEGTAKTQRVVRHIGTTSWPGRLTLTNKALYFEASGALSYENALKIDLSRTEAGHRLSATSTGPWGVPLFDKAITYESEQQSEPIILEFPEMTSSTRRDHWLALVKEIVLLHHFISKFNVESPSKSWELHARTIFGILRLHAAREMLRISPPIPTKFPDILIVR; translated from the exons ATGATGCTTGCATGGGAGAGCCCCCGTTCGATCGCCGAACAATGCCATTCG GAAGGCCTCGCAAAGGAAAAGGAAGATAGGGAAGACCGAATCGACAATGATATACCGCTTTTTTATTCGGACTTGTTGCCTCTACTT GTCGACGATGAGGGAAATGTCGGCGAAGAAGCATTCGTTTGGATTGTGTCCTTGTTCCCTTTAGCAGCAGATGTGGTTAATGTGCGATTCACATTCGAGGCTCTCACCGCACCTACGGCCGGTCGGCTTCATTTTCCGGCTTATGATAGGTTTCTCAAAGAAATGGACAA GTGTATCAAATATCTGCAGAAACAGCAAATACCAACTGGTGTAGAACTGGCCGAAGACGAATTTATACTTCATGTGGAAGGGACTGCTAAAACACAAAGAGTAGTACGACACATTGGCACGACAAGTTGGCCAG GTAGGCTGACTTTAACAAATAAGGCACTGTATTTTGAGGCTTCGGGAGCTTTATCGTATGAAAATGCTTTGAAGATTGATCTTTCGAGAACAGAAGCCGGTCATCGATTGAGTGCAACATCAACCGGGCCTTGGGGTGTTCCGCTGTTCGACAAAGCTATCACATATGAATCTGAACAACA ATCAGAGCCGataattttagaatttccaGAGATGACAAGTTCGACAAGACGCGATCATTGGCTCGCATTAGTAAAGGAAATAGTTTTGCTACATCACTTCATCTCAAAATTCAATGTGGAATCTCCATCGAAATCATGGGAACTGCATGCAAGGACAATCTTCGGAATATTGAGACTTCATGCAGCAAGAGAAATGCTTCGGATATCACCTCCGATTCCGACGAAATTTCCTGATATTCTCATTGTTCGATGA
- the LOC120278228 gene encoding protein FAR1-RELATED SEQUENCE 1-like isoform X2: MMVLGMSLKVMSFGLMRGVEWLISGLEMWLSLICRLRRISTEFHLLCFSGFNHHRQPVLFGCALLVDDSESSLVWLFKALLSAMSGRQPVSVIVDLDWSVEAAVRKVFPNVRCRFCKWHILKEARESLSHVFDEHESFEGELHECVNAEMVDEFEFYWNSFVTRFGLGGNEWIQSVYGCRHQWVPAYLRSTFFAEFAPSRKCECKSSLFEGFISAETNSQVFIQQCEKALDCRYEKEVKAEFDTTYAIPILKTLSPMEKQASETYTSKIFKKFQEELTQSVDFTADKVNDEGDTGIYQVVKLGEEHKVYKVVFNAPQIRASCSCQMFEYCGILCRHILKVFSAANIQALPSHYILKRWTRNARSEGENDSSNGLIAVEVNVESQDKDMGMPQSLTWRYNSLCREAMKFVEDGATSPEIYSIALCALKEAVEKVAMAKQKDEKIEPADIVPNEMRVQPSRIELQDTLLAVKSVSSDKVGLVTFFNPLSEVAKTTVSQEFRQKQPLEEGQLLQPPCNLLLVPTLPSSSHLLSAAAPLALKTSNGNFDGSTPVLVSLSAGNISKEDSNHGQANSQPSPGCPAVQIGQTSTTPVFSGNTTNTGSSETQVMAVPMTLFVPLFSNSSTPSSAGTNSNIALIASAPTIQADANRSCPSQALSPSQTNIPVGTLQKGAQPPASSEPLANSVRATAIAAGARIASPTAAASIIKAMQLKTPIHIKAGASSPARSTSPSDLGSPVLKPSSLPTDTSMAQNVLMDPGLNAGNSGGAVESPEKRGMDFTDSSDDEEMTYAGD; encoded by the exons ATGATGGTATTGGGGATGAGCTTAAAGGTAATGTCTTTTGGGCTGATGAGAGGTGTAGAATGGCTTATAAGTGGTTTGGAGATGTGGTTATCTTTGATATGTCGTTTAAGAAGAATCAGTACCGAGTTCCATTTGCTTTGTTTCTCCGGTTTCAATCATCACCGGCAGCCTGTGTTGTTTGGCTGTGCACTTCTTGTTGATGACTCTGAATCATCACTTGTTTGGCTTTTCAAAGCTCTGCTTTCAGCGATGTCAGGGCGGCAGCCTGTTTCAGTGATTGTAGATTTAGATTGGAGTGTAGAAGCGGCTGTTCGCAAGGTGTTTCCGAATGTCCGGTGCCGTTTCTGCAAATGGCATATCTTGAAAGAAGCCAGGGAGAGTTTATCGCATGTGTTTGATGAGCATGAATCCTTTGAAGGAGAACTTCATGAGTGTGTTAATGCAGAAATGGTTGACGAGTTTGAATTCTATTGGAATAGTTTTGTTACTCGGTTTGGCCTTGGAGGAAATGAGTGGATTCAGTCAGTATATGGTTGTCGGCATCAATGGGTTCCGGCATACTTGCGGAGTACATTCTTTGCAGAATTTGCACCATCCCGGAAATGTGAATGCAAGAGTTCActttttgaggggtttataagTGCAGAAACGAATTCGCAAGTGTTCATTCAACAGTGTGAGAAAGCATTGGACTGCAGGTATGAGAAGGAAGTAAAAGCAGAGTTTGATACGACTTATGCAATACCGATCTTAAAGACATTGTCACCTATGGAAAAACAAGCTTCAGAGACGTATACCAGTAAGATATTTAAGAAATTTCAGGAAGAGTTAACTCAATCCGTTGATTTTACTGCAGATAAGGTAAATGATGAGGGTGATACTGGCATATATCAAGTGGTAAAACTGGGGGAAGAACATAAAGTGTACAAAGTTGTTTTCAATGCCCCTCAAATCAGAGCAAGTTGTAGCTGTCAGATGTTTGAGTATTGTGGCATTCTCTGCAGACACATACTAAAAGTCTTCAGTGCAGCGAATATTCAGGCACTCCCATCCCATTACATTTTAAAACGTTGGACAAGAAATGCCAGGAGTGAAGGTGAGAATGATAGTTCTAATGGCCTTATTGCTGTTGAAGTTAATGTTGAATCACAGGATAAAGACATGGGTATGCCACAATCTCTAACTTGGCGTTACAACAGTTTATGCCGTGAAGCTATGAAGTTTGTAGAGGATGGAGCGACATCTCCTGAGATTTACAGTATAGCATTATGTGCTTTAAAAGAGGCTGTGGAGAAAGTTGCTATGGCAAAGCAAAAGGATGAGAAAATTGAACCGGCAGATATTGTGCCTAATGAAATGCGAGTTCAGCCATCTAGAATAGAACTGCAGGACACATTACTTGCGGTGAAATCTGTAAGTTCAGACAAAGTTGGATTGGTGACATTTTTTAACCCCTTGAGTGAAGTGGCGAAAACAACAGTGTCACAAGAATTCAGACAGAAACAACCATTGGAGGAAGGTCAATTATTACAACCGCCTTGTAATCTTCTCCTGGTTCCCACTTTGCCAAGTTCCTCGCACCTTTTATCTGCAGCAGCTCCTTTGGCTTTAAAAACAAGTAATG GGAATTTTGATGGTAGTACACCGGTCTTGGTAAGTTTGTCTGCAGGAAATATCTCAAAGGAAGACTCCAATCATGGACAGGCAAATTCACAGCCATCTCCA GGATGCCCTGCCGTTCAGATCGGTCAGACAAGCACCACTCCGGTTTTTTCTGGTAATACAACAAATACCGGTTCATCTGAGACACAAGTGATGGCTGTTCCAATGACTTTGTTTGTACCACTATTTAGCAACTCATCCACGCCTTCTTCAG CCGGTACAAATTCAAACATAGCACTCATCGCTTCTGCGCCAACAATTCAAGCAGACGCAAACAGAAGCTGCCCTTCACAGGCCCTGAGTCCAAGCCAAACAAACATCCCGGTTGGCACATTACAGAAAGGAGCTCAACCACCAGCTTCGTCAGAACCCCTCGCCAACTCTGTACGAGCCACTGCTATCGCAGCTGGTGCTCGTATCGCCTCTCCAACTGCCGCAGCTTCAATCATAAAAGCCATGCAATTAAAAACCCCTATCCATATCAAAGCAGGAGCAAGCTCTCCTGCCCGATCAACATCACCATCCGATCTCGGATCACCAGTTCTGAAGCCATCATCCTTACCCACTGATACAAGCATGGCTCAAAATGTGCTCATGGACCCGGGTTTAAATGCAGGAAATTCTGGCGGTGCTGTCGAGTCCCCGGAAAAGAGGGGTATGGATTTTACTGATTCAAGTGATGATGAGGAGATGACATATGCCGGAGATTAG
- the LOC120278003 gene encoding uncharacterized protein LOC120278003 isoform X2, translating to MGEPPFDRRTMPFGLAKEKEDREDRIDNDIPLFYSDLLPLLVDDEGNVGEEAFVWIVSLFPLAADVVNVRFTFEALTAPTAGRLHFPAYDRFLKEMDKCIKYLQKQQIPTGVELAEDEFILHVEGTAKTQRVVRHIGTTSWPGRLTLTNKALYFEASGALSYENALKIDLSRTEAGHRLSATSTGPWGVPLFDKAITYESEQQSEPIILEFPEMTSSTRRDHWLALVKEIVLLHHFISKFNVESPSKSWELHARTIFGILRLHAAREMLRISPPIPTKFPDILIVR from the exons ATGGGAGAGCCCCCGTTCGATCGCCGAACAATGCCATTCG GCCTCGCAAAGGAAAAGGAAGATAGGGAAGACCGAATCGACAATGATATACCGCTTTTTTATTCGGACTTGTTGCCTCTACTT GTCGACGATGAGGGAAATGTCGGCGAAGAAGCATTCGTTTGGATTGTGTCCTTGTTCCCTTTAGCAGCAGATGTGGTTAATGTGCGATTCACATTCGAGGCTCTCACCGCACCTACGGCCGGTCGGCTTCATTTTCCGGCTTATGATAGGTTTCTCAAAGAAATGGACAA GTGTATCAAATATCTGCAGAAACAGCAAATACCAACTGGTGTAGAACTGGCCGAAGACGAATTTATACTTCATGTGGAAGGGACTGCTAAAACACAAAGAGTAGTACGACACATTGGCACGACAAGTTGGCCAG GTAGGCTGACTTTAACAAATAAGGCACTGTATTTTGAGGCTTCGGGAGCTTTATCGTATGAAAATGCTTTGAAGATTGATCTTTCGAGAACAGAAGCCGGTCATCGATTGAGTGCAACATCAACCGGGCCTTGGGGTGTTCCGCTGTTCGACAAAGCTATCACATATGAATCTGAACAACA ATCAGAGCCGataattttagaatttccaGAGATGACAAGTTCGACAAGACGCGATCATTGGCTCGCATTAGTAAAGGAAATAGTTTTGCTACATCACTTCATCTCAAAATTCAATGTGGAATCTCCATCGAAATCATGGGAACTGCATGCAAGGACAATCTTCGGAATATTGAGACTTCATGCAGCAAGAGAAATGCTTCGGATATCACCTCCGATTCCGACGAAATTTCCTGATATTCTCATTGTTCGATGA
- the LOC120278228 gene encoding protein FAR1-RELATED SEQUENCE 1-like isoform X1, producing MMVLGMSLKVMSFGLMRGVEWLISGLEMWLSLICRLRRISTEFHLLCFSGFNHHRQPVLFGCALLVDDSESSLVWLFKALLSAMSGRQPVSVIVDLDWSVEAAVRKVFPNVRCRFCKWHILKEARESLSHVFDEHESFEGELHECVNAEMVDEFEFYWNSFVTRFGLGGNEWIQSVYGCRHQWVPAYLRSTFFAEFAPSRKCECKSSLFEGFISAETNSQVFIQQCEKALDCRYEKEVKAEFDTTYAIPILKTLSPMEKQASETYTSKIFKKFQEELTQSVDFTADKVNDEGDTGIYQVVKLGEEHKVYKVVFNAPQIRASCSCQMFEYCGILCRHILKVFSAANIQALPSHYILKRWTRNARSEGENDSSNGLIAVEVNVESQDKDMGMPQSLTWRYNSLCREAMKFVEDGATSPEIYSIALCALKEAVEKVAMAKQKDEKIEPADIVPNEMRVQPSRIELQDTLLAVKSVSSDKVGLVTFFNPLSEVAKTTVSQEFRQKQPLEEGQLLQPPCNLLLVPTLPSSSHLLSAAAPLALKTSNGNFDGSTPVLVSLSAGNISKEDSNHGQANSQPSPGCPAVQIGQTSTTPVFSGNTTNTGSSETQVMAVPMTLFVPLFSNSSTPSSGAGTNSNIALIASAPTIQADANRSCPSQALSPSQTNIPVGTLQKGAQPPASSEPLANSVRATAIAAGARIASPTAAASIIKAMQLKTPIHIKAGASSPARSTSPSDLGSPVLKPSSLPTDTSMAQNVLMDPGLNAGNSGGAVESPEKRGMDFTDSSDDEEMTYAGD from the exons ATGATGGTATTGGGGATGAGCTTAAAGGTAATGTCTTTTGGGCTGATGAGAGGTGTAGAATGGCTTATAAGTGGTTTGGAGATGTGGTTATCTTTGATATGTCGTTTAAGAAGAATCAGTACCGAGTTCCATTTGCTTTGTTTCTCCGGTTTCAATCATCACCGGCAGCCTGTGTTGTTTGGCTGTGCACTTCTTGTTGATGACTCTGAATCATCACTTGTTTGGCTTTTCAAAGCTCTGCTTTCAGCGATGTCAGGGCGGCAGCCTGTTTCAGTGATTGTAGATTTAGATTGGAGTGTAGAAGCGGCTGTTCGCAAGGTGTTTCCGAATGTCCGGTGCCGTTTCTGCAAATGGCATATCTTGAAAGAAGCCAGGGAGAGTTTATCGCATGTGTTTGATGAGCATGAATCCTTTGAAGGAGAACTTCATGAGTGTGTTAATGCAGAAATGGTTGACGAGTTTGAATTCTATTGGAATAGTTTTGTTACTCGGTTTGGCCTTGGAGGAAATGAGTGGATTCAGTCAGTATATGGTTGTCGGCATCAATGGGTTCCGGCATACTTGCGGAGTACATTCTTTGCAGAATTTGCACCATCCCGGAAATGTGAATGCAAGAGTTCActttttgaggggtttataagTGCAGAAACGAATTCGCAAGTGTTCATTCAACAGTGTGAGAAAGCATTGGACTGCAGGTATGAGAAGGAAGTAAAAGCAGAGTTTGATACGACTTATGCAATACCGATCTTAAAGACATTGTCACCTATGGAAAAACAAGCTTCAGAGACGTATACCAGTAAGATATTTAAGAAATTTCAGGAAGAGTTAACTCAATCCGTTGATTTTACTGCAGATAAGGTAAATGATGAGGGTGATACTGGCATATATCAAGTGGTAAAACTGGGGGAAGAACATAAAGTGTACAAAGTTGTTTTCAATGCCCCTCAAATCAGAGCAAGTTGTAGCTGTCAGATGTTTGAGTATTGTGGCATTCTCTGCAGACACATACTAAAAGTCTTCAGTGCAGCGAATATTCAGGCACTCCCATCCCATTACATTTTAAAACGTTGGACAAGAAATGCCAGGAGTGAAGGTGAGAATGATAGTTCTAATGGCCTTATTGCTGTTGAAGTTAATGTTGAATCACAGGATAAAGACATGGGTATGCCACAATCTCTAACTTGGCGTTACAACAGTTTATGCCGTGAAGCTATGAAGTTTGTAGAGGATGGAGCGACATCTCCTGAGATTTACAGTATAGCATTATGTGCTTTAAAAGAGGCTGTGGAGAAAGTTGCTATGGCAAAGCAAAAGGATGAGAAAATTGAACCGGCAGATATTGTGCCTAATGAAATGCGAGTTCAGCCATCTAGAATAGAACTGCAGGACACATTACTTGCGGTGAAATCTGTAAGTTCAGACAAAGTTGGATTGGTGACATTTTTTAACCCCTTGAGTGAAGTGGCGAAAACAACAGTGTCACAAGAATTCAGACAGAAACAACCATTGGAGGAAGGTCAATTATTACAACCGCCTTGTAATCTTCTCCTGGTTCCCACTTTGCCAAGTTCCTCGCACCTTTTATCTGCAGCAGCTCCTTTGGCTTTAAAAACAAGTAATG GGAATTTTGATGGTAGTACACCGGTCTTGGTAAGTTTGTCTGCAGGAAATATCTCAAAGGAAGACTCCAATCATGGACAGGCAAATTCACAGCCATCTCCA GGATGCCCTGCCGTTCAGATCGGTCAGACAAGCACCACTCCGGTTTTTTCTGGTAATACAACAAATACCGGTTCATCTGAGACACAAGTGATGGCTGTTCCAATGACTTTGTTTGTACCACTATTTAGCAACTCATCCACGCCTTCTTCAGGTG CCGGTACAAATTCAAACATAGCACTCATCGCTTCTGCGCCAACAATTCAAGCAGACGCAAACAGAAGCTGCCCTTCACAGGCCCTGAGTCCAAGCCAAACAAACATCCCGGTTGGCACATTACAGAAAGGAGCTCAACCACCAGCTTCGTCAGAACCCCTCGCCAACTCTGTACGAGCCACTGCTATCGCAGCTGGTGCTCGTATCGCCTCTCCAACTGCCGCAGCTTCAATCATAAAAGCCATGCAATTAAAAACCCCTATCCATATCAAAGCAGGAGCAAGCTCTCCTGCCCGATCAACATCACCATCCGATCTCGGATCACCAGTTCTGAAGCCATCATCCTTACCCACTGATACAAGCATGGCTCAAAATGTGCTCATGGACCCGGGTTTAAATGCAGGAAATTCTGGCGGTGCTGTCGAGTCCCCGGAAAAGAGGGGTATGGATTTTACTGATTCAAGTGATGATGAGGAGATGACATATGCCGGAGATTAG